The Lewinellaceae bacterium DNA window CAAGAAATTCCGTACTAAAATGAAGCGATTACACATTACAAACAATCATAAATTATAAATTTCACTAAAAAAGTTGTTTACATATTTTGAATAATTGTAATATTTCATAGTTTTGTCAAACAATCATATTACAAGATATTATAATATTTGTACGTTATGAGGCAACATTTCCTGACCGGCGGAGTACTGATTGCACTGGCAGTCGTCTTCATCCAGAGTTATACGCCTTTTATGGGCAGGCAGGCAAAGGGCATCGCTATTCTTGAACAAGGGCCTTTTGTCGTCTATCAGAATACCGGTTCAGACCGGTTGACCATTACCGTGGACAATCCTTTTGACATCATCCAAGTAGGTATGCGGGACCGTCAGGATCAGCCGGTGATGATCGAGCCTCAGCCTTGTTCCTACGGATGGCAGGTAGACCTGAAGAAAATGCCGATAGGGATGTACACTCTGACACTGGACGGTGGCGGCGAACAATTTGCCGTACCCGTAGCACACCGATAGCAGTATTCCTTTTTATAGTTTAAATCACTTTAGGTGATAATAGAACCCTAGAGCACCTCCGCGACCACGAAGGTGCTCCCTCCAACAAAAATGAGATCCTTGGAATTGGCCGTTTGCTTTGCAGCGGCCAATCCTTTATTTACGGAGGAATAGGGTTTTCCTTTCAAGCCAAACTCCCGGGCCTTTCTGGCAACTTCGCCGGAAGGCAAGGCTCGTGGGACTTTTGCCTGGACAAAATAATATTTTCCTGTCGAAGGAAAAAGTCGTATCATTTCATCAATGGCCTTGTCCCTGACAAATCCGAGTACAAAATGAATTTGTGGGTAATGCAAGGCACGCATCGCTTCAAGAATTCCGGACAGCCCCTCTTCATTATGTGCGCTATCGGTCAGCACATCCGGGTTAACCCCGATCCATTGCCACCTGCCCTGGTAATGCGTCAACCCCCGCAATTGTTGCATTCCCTCAATAAATGCAATATCAGGAAGATCAAAATGCGATCTTAAGATCTGCCATCCGGCCAGGGCGATCATGGTATTTTCAGCAATAAACGGGCCCATGGCCTGCACTACTGCCTGGCCATAGTGTTTTCCCTGCACCCACAGGTCCAGGGAGGATCCCTCGCGATCCTGACGGAGAATATCAACGTGTATCAGCTGGTCTGCCTCGATCTGCGGTGCCTGCTGGCTTTCAGCCACCTTTTGAAAGACTTCCTTCACCTCCTCCGGGCAGGGACCGATGACGACCGGTCTTCCGGGCTTAATGATGCCAGCTTTTTCACGCGCAATCTTCGGCAGGGTATCTCCAAGAAAGGCCATATGATCGAAGTGCACTCCGGTAATAACAGACAGAACCGGATCTACCACATTCGTGGAATCCAGCCTGCCACCCAAACCGGTCTCAATCACGGCCACATCAACTCTGGATTCTCTGAAATAATGAAAGGCCATCAGGGTCGAGATCTCAAAAAATGACGGATGGAGATCTTCCACCAGTGGAAAACACTGCTTAATGATTGCCTTGACATCCCGCCTGGGGATGAGCGCTCCGTTCACTTTGATCCGTTCCCGAAAATCCTTGTAATGCGGCGAGGTGTGCAATCCTACTTTTAGGCCCCCGGCTTGCAGTGCCGCCGCAATCAGATGGCTGACAGTCCCCTTACCATTTGTGCCGGCCACATGGATCACCGGATACGCAAACTGTGGATCGTCAAATGCACGGCACAGCGACTTTATATTATCCAGTGAATATTTAAGAGCAGGAGCTCCTATCCGCTGGAACATCGGGAGTTGGCGGTAAAGCCAGTCCAACACATCCCGGTAACGATCTGAGGTAGGGTATTCCATGTCTTTCCATTGTAAGACACAAATGTAAGCTGCTCCCCGACAAGCAGAACAGGTACACCTGAAAATTATTTGGCTGTCACCATCCCGGAGAAGATGGCATAGTTATTGGGTAGAATTCATATAGAGCGTAAATTTCATGCAAAATGTACCTAAGACATCCTATTCTTTGTAACTAACCCGTTTTTGTACCATTTCAGGGTAAGTTTAAAAATCCTTACCCATGCGTAATAATGCCATCCGTACTTAACCCCGGAAACAAAATCAGGCTCCTTCACCGGAGCCTTTTTTATACGATCTCCTCAAGATTGCAAATGATAATACACCTGATTCCAGCGCAATTCATTTTTAAATGTGCGGAGCTGGGTGGAATTATCGATGACAACAAGTTCGATACGTGCGATATCAGCAAAATCTTCCAGGAATTCGAGGGTCAGGGACTGACTGAAACAAGTGTGATGTGCACCGCCTGCCAGGATCCAGGTAGTTGCCGCAGTGGCCAGGCTCGGCTGGGGTTTCCACAAGACGCGGGCGACGGGCAACTTGGGCATCGCTTCTGTAACCTCTACCCCATCGACAAGATTTACCAGTAAACGGAAGCGCGATCCCAGATCGATCAGTGATGCATTTAATCCGGGGCCGCCATCTGCATCAAATACCAATCGTACCGGATCCGCCTTCCCACCGATACCCAGCGGATGGATTGCGCATTTAGGCTTTTGTGATGTGATAGAAGGGCAGATTTCCAGCATGTGAGCGCCCAGGACCATTTCATTCCCTGGCTCAAAATGATATGTATAATCCTCCATGAAGGAATTGCCTCCGGCAAGTCCATAACCCATCACCTTCATAGCCCGCACGAGTGCGGCAGTTTTCCAGTCTCCTTCACCACCAAAACCATAACCATCGGCCATCAGGCGCTGGACAGCGATACCAGGTAGTTGCACCAGACCATGCAGATCTTCAAAGGTATCCGTAAAAGCAGTAAATCCCCCTGCCGTCAGAAAGGAACGCAGGCCTGCTTCGATGCGGGCAGCCTCTTTTAACGAGGATTGTCTGCTACCACCGGGTCCTAATTCAGGCACCATCTCGTACGCCTGGTAATATTGCCCGATGATCGTATCAACCGTTGCATCAGATACCAGATGGATATGCTCTACCAGGTCCCCTACTCCATAGCCATTCACTGCAAAACCGAGTTGCATCTGGGCTCCGACTTTATTGCCTTCGGTCACAGCGACCTGACTCATATTGTCACCAAAGCGGGCCACTTTCATCTCCTGCATCGCACTCCAGGCTGTGGCAACCCGGGACCAGACCGAAATCCGTTCCTGTACCTGCGGGTTTTCCCAGTGACCAACCACCACTTTGCGATTAACATCCATCCGGGCATTGATAAATCCAAACTCCCGGCCGCCATGCGCCGACTGATTCAGATTCATAAAGTCCATGTCGATGCTGGCCCAGGGAATATCCCTATTGAACTGGGTATGCAGGTGCAGGTATGGTTTCTGCAGGATCTTCAGACCCTGTATCCACATCTTGGCCGGTGAAAAGGTATGCATCCAGGCAATCAATCCGACGCATTGTTCCGCAGCATTTGCTTCCAGCATCAGACGGGTAATGGCATCCGGGGTAGTCAGGACGGGTTTGTGGATGATGGTTACCGGGATCCGGCCGGCATGATTGAGGCTCTGGACAATGGTTTTACTGTGATCGTCAACCTGCTTCAGTGGCCCCTCCCCGTAGAGATGCTGACTACCGGTGATAAACCATATTTCCCGCTGAACAAATGGGTTTCCTAATTCCATATCAACCATTGAAAGAACTCATGACAAAGACGACGATACCCACTACCACTACACTGGCAATGACATCACCAAGGTGATAGCTTTTTCGGTTTTCTTCGCGCTGCTCTTTGGTAAGCGTGCCAAAAGTAAGACCGCGTAACTTCTCGTAAGAGGGCACTTCTGATAGCAAACTGACAACAATGGTAATCAGTATGGACACCAGAAAGAACCAGGCGGCGAACGTAAGGAAATTCATATTGCCCAAGGTATGCAGAATACTTCCCGGCTCGAAATGATTCTTGGAAAGCTCCAGGGAAATCCGGATCACTCCTATGATCAGACCGGAAACCAGGGTTGCCATTGCACCGCGCTTGTTGATCCTTTTCCAGAAGATCCCCAGCAAGAATACTGAGGTGATCGGAGGTGCAATGTAAGACTGCACCGATTGAAGGTACTCATAGAGCACACCGGAAATGTTTTGCATGATCGGAATCCACAGGATACCGGCCAATACCACGATAATGGTGGCATACCGTCCTACGTTGACCAGCTTTTTCTGCGGTGCGTTCGGGTTAAGTTTTTGGTAAATGTCCACCGTAAAAAGCGTGGAACATGAGTTAAAAACAGAAGCTAGCGAACTCATCAGGGCCGCTAGCAGACCAGCTGCAACCAAACCCCGCAGTCCCGCTGGCATAATATAGGTCATCAACGAAGGAAAGGCCTGGTCCGGCGATTCCCAGTTTAACACGCCTTGCTGCTTGAGTGCCAGGGCAATAACACCGGGAATAAGAAAAATAAATACCGGCATCAGCTTCAGG harbors:
- a CDS encoding bifunctional folylpolyglutamate synthase/dihydrofolate synthase, with amino-acid sequence MEYPTSDRYRDVLDWLYRQLPMFQRIGAPALKYSLDNIKSLCRAFDDPQFAYPVIHVAGTNGKGTVSHLIAAALQAGGLKVGLHTSPHYKDFRERIKVNGALIPRRDVKAIIKQCFPLVEDLHPSFFEISTLMAFHYFRESRVDVAVIETGLGGRLDSTNVVDPVLSVITGVHFDHMAFLGDTLPKIAREKAGIIKPGRPVVIGPCPEEVKEVFQKVAESQQAPQIEADQLIHVDILRQDREGSSLDLWVQGKHYGQAVVQAMGPFIAENTMIALAGWQILRSHFDLPDIAFIEGMQQLRGLTHYQGRWQWIGVNPDVLTDSAHNEEGLSGILEAMRALHYPQIHFVLGFVRDKAIDEMIRLFPSTGKYYFVQAKVPRALPSGEVARKAREFGLKGKPYSSVNKGLAAAKQTANSKDLIFVGGSTFVVAEVL
- the araA gene encoding L-arabinose isomerase, which translates into the protein MVDMELGNPFVQREIWFITGSQHLYGEGPLKQVDDHSKTIVQSLNHAGRIPVTIIHKPVLTTPDAITRLMLEANAAEQCVGLIAWMHTFSPAKMWIQGLKILQKPYLHLHTQFNRDIPWASIDMDFMNLNQSAHGGREFGFINARMDVNRKVVVGHWENPQVQERISVWSRVATAWSAMQEMKVARFGDNMSQVAVTEGNKVGAQMQLGFAVNGYGVGDLVEHIHLVSDATVDTIIGQYYQAYEMVPELGPGGSRQSSLKEAARIEAGLRSFLTAGGFTAFTDTFEDLHGLVQLPGIAVQRLMADGYGFGGEGDWKTAALVRAMKVMGYGLAGGNSFMEDYTYHFEPGNEMVLGAHMLEICPSITSQKPKCAIHPLGIGGKADPVRLVFDADGGPGLNASLIDLGSRFRLLVNLVDGVEVTEAMPKLPVARVLWKPQPSLATAATTWILAGGAHHTCFSQSLTLEFLEDFADIARIELVVIDNSTQLRTFKNELRWNQVYYHLQS